The Oncorhynchus gorbuscha isolate QuinsamMale2020 ecotype Even-year linkage group LG04, OgorEven_v1.0, whole genome shotgun sequence genome includes the window CAGATTTGGCGCCCTGTTTGTGATATCCtgaattacatgataaatatagGTGGATTAGATTCTGATTTGAAATCTTCAGAGATTGTTAAAAACATCTTGCAGTTAAAATAACATAGCGTTTTGCCTTTGTATAGTTCATGACTCCATATACTCACGTGTGGGTCGTTGTGATCAGCGCAGACCCTGTGCAGGTCCAGCAGGGACTGGTTTACACTCTTCTCCAGCTGCAGGGCACTCTCAAGGGCCTCCACACCACTACCCCACTCATCCTTCTCTGGTTTCTGGAACAAGCCATACATATGGTGTTAGAAAGAGCAGCCGTAGTGCCTCTTCACAAGCCTCTATTCCCCCCCACTGGCTTATGTCAGACAAACTGGAGTACACATTGGCTACCTAGCTGCTTAATAACCATTTAGACACATTTAAATATCacctgttgcctgttttcttaaCCCCTCATTGCTTTACTATGTAAGCAAAGTCAGTCTTTCTCTAGGATTCAGTATGGCTGCAGTTTAACATTCTCCATGCCCATTGCAACAGTACATTTATCTCTGACAGTGTCAATGACACACGCAGCGGTTTAAATGTCTGAAAGATAAGTGGTCCACACCCTCAATCTCCCCCTGTCAGTCCTCCCTAGATGGGAACTATTATATCCCCACAAACTGCCGCTGAAAGCATGCATTTGCACAAAGGCGAAACATGGACATGCACACAAGCACTTAGCACACACCTTGACGTCCTGCAGGAagattctccctcctctctggttCTGAACTTTCATCAGCTTCTCAGCGTGCTCACGTTCTTCGTGGGACTGGTTCTTGAAAAACTTAGCAAAGTTGTGCAGGGCCTGGTCATCACGATCGAAGTAATACGCCTGAGACAGAAGGTAAAGGTGAATTCAAAAATACCTGGCTGGTTCCAGTTCTACCATCTTGACATAAGTAGCGATCAGTAGAATCAATGTGCATCTACAATGATCACTACTATCAGTATGCAGATAAAATGAGCTCCACAAGTGTTGGGACAGTGATATTTTATTGTTGTTTTGAATCTGTATCCAGCacttgaaatgatacaatgactatgaggttcaATTACAGACAGCTTTAATTTGAGTGCATTTTGATCCATGTCAGGTCAACAGTTTAGAAAGTACAGCACTTTTATACAGTCCAACCATTTTAGGGGAATTAAGGTAATGGGACAAATTTACTTCAGTATATTAAAGTAAACATATGTGGTCCCATATGCCTaacacgcaatgactacatcaagcttgtgactgcAAATTTGTTGGGATAAATTTCCATCTAATAGAAATGGTAAATGCATCATTTGGGAGTCACTAAATAAGAAAAAAATTAAACACTACATTAATATGGATGCTCCCATGATCACAGACAGTGCTGAATGATTTGTTAATTAGTGAGAAAGTTGAGGCATAAACATGGTAGCCTCCTGTTAACAGCAAATGCTGCAAAAAAAAGCACTTAATATGACAATTTAGGCCATAGTATTAAATGAGATGCCAAGAGGCCAGTGTTGAAAACACTCATCTGCACTGTCATGGGGTGTAACCTTCTTACACCCCATGACTCAGTGTTCCTGTAATCTAATCAGTCATACTAGTATCCGAGACTACACTTGCCTAACCCTTCTTCCTCTCCATTCCCTTTCCAGTCTTACCATGGACAGATAAACATAGGAAGCGTACAGCTCCAGGTTGATCTGCCGGTTGATGGCAGCCTCACAGTCCTGATGGAAGTTCTGTCTCACCGGAGGAGACATGTTTCTGAAATGGAAATGTATTAACTGTCAAAAGGAAAGGGCACACTTTGGTCCAATGAATTAAGACACTTTTAAAACAGCATGGAGCCCCGATGCTAAAGGGAAGATTCTGACTTTTCAATAACTCAGTCTAACTTTACAGAAGGTTGGTGCTATCCAGTCATTCCATTCTATAGATAATGGGTTTGGTTATGAGAGATGAATCACTTTAGCCGGCTAGTAGAGCATGAGTCTCAAAAGTATTTGGACTTTATGAAGCGTGCATATCTCCACATGCAGTGCCATCAAAATATGACCCAAAACACCACAGTGAAGCATTTAAACGCGATGGGCAGGACGTGGTCATTGCAAATCCAGCTGTCACCAAATAGTTAAACAGATATTCTTCTATTTAGCTAGATACTCTAACCTTATCTATGTACATAGCATCCAGAGAGGTAGCAAAAGAGTCGACACCGCCCAAAATATGTCTACACAGATAAGACTGTTAAGGGCAACTGCACTTCTTGATATAGCCTTGTTTTAGATATggttcattaagaaatgctagcggCTATGACTGAACTCAAACAAATGGTTTGATATAGGTGGGAAGAGTTGGCAAAATAATTAGGCGAATTCACAACTGCCAACTGGTGTGCGATCAAACCAAATGTGGTTGGCTTTCGGATAAGCCTCTGGGGCTACGTCAATAAATTAATGCAAGTGGGGACAATATTTTCATTTCACACCTTTTAGTTCATGAAATGCTTTCAATACACGTTTACATTTCTACAATTTAGTTAGAGGTTCATTCTTTGCCAGTGATCAGGAGTCCTCTAGGGTGgtgaacaattggcccagcatcgacGGGTTTTGCCTTAACTGACTTAAtaaaaaaaggtttaaaaaaactGAATTGCTACTTTGATAAGTGAAGTTTATTTGATCAAACGCAATGTTTGTTGTTACAAGGGAATTGCTATATTCTACAATAGATTGGCTAGATATATCCCGCCTTTGTATGCATGTACTTCCATTGTTAATCGACTCTCGTCAATATAATAGATCTTTGCACTTCACCGACCAAGGCCGTCAGTGTTGCCAATTTATATTTAGAGAGTTCTGACTCCTCCCCAAACGTGTGTTTAGTTGATAACGTTTAACGACTTTCCCCACTTAATGTCGCAACGTCGCGCTTACAGGCAGATAAGAACAAAGGGCGCGGTGTGCGTAAGAGAGTGGACAAAAGGCTACGTCTGGGACCGCAGCAAGTCAAATTGGTGCTGTGACGTCGACGTAACTGCAAATCATGGAGCCGATTACTGAAAAAAAAATGTTGCCAGCACTGAACGCCAGACGCCATTATTTGGCAAAACAAAGACATTTAGTAAACCACCACGATATCGAACACCGCAATTATAACATTAACGATTGTTATTAGTAGCTATCTTAATAACGCTGAGTTATTTTACAATGCTAACGTGCAACGCATTTGACATCGTCGCAAActtgttaacgttagctagctggctacagtAGGTAGCGTTTGTTACACaacgtagctagctagccaccctCAGTAGTACGGCCTTGGGCGGTAGTGGCTAGCTAGTTACATTACATCCAACTATTATGCCAACCAGCTAGTTTAATAACTTATTTATTCTTAGCTAGATATGTTATTTGTCTTACCTTGGTGTTTTTTCTGGTCCGAAGAGGTGGTGTGAGTGATTCGAATTGTTCGTTTCTACGATGTTATGGATAGCTTGATCTAATTTGGTTTTCAAAAGGGATGAATTCAATCAAAAAGAAATTGCTTGAAAAGAGTAGAAGGTTGCCGTTCAAGCACTGTTGAAGCAGGTAACCTTTACTCTCGTCTGCAAACTGATACGTGTGAGTGGTGAGGGTTGCGCAGTGCTTAAATAGGGAATGACGTCGTCAAAAGCAGTAAGGGGAGGGGACTGGCGCAAGGAGGGACTGTCAAAAGCACATCGTTTTTTCATTTATATAAAATACTACTCTATTTGGTCAATCTTTTGAAAACTATATGGTAAAGCACGACACTTGTTTGAAATCCCTTTTTACTCAATGAGACATAGCAAACAGATGGAAATTGTATCACATGAGTAGAGCCTAGAGCAGGGTTCCCCAGGGGCAAATGGTGGTTTATTTGTTCCCCCAGGTTTTCTGTTGagttttcattgttggacataataAACTcaaaaaacaccaggaaatcagctcttAGTGATTTTTATTTGATGAATCTGGGTGGCGGGTATCCTAGCAGTTAAGAGTGCTGGGCCATTAACCACtgggtcagtaactgaaaggttactggtttgaatccctgagccaactaggtgaaaattctgtctgtgcccttgagcaaggcacttaactctaattactcctgtaagttgctctagataagagtgtctgctgaataactaaaatgtcaaatgtattttCACGCATAATTGAGAGATCATATTCAAGCAAAGTTTGAAATTATTTTGtattagtcaaatattatatctgtttgggcttcttgcagtcaatttgcagtctatgTTTCGGCCCCCGCTCAAGAAGAAATCGGCCCGCGGctaaatctagttgatgatccctggtctaGAGTTTTTCCAGACCACCAGTCATAACCAAAAAAAATACTAGGCTAAGGCTCCCAAGGATGGACCCAGAGTTtttccctggtcaggtcacaCTTCAAAAACTGCTGGCCTTACACAATAAACAGGATGAATCAAATAAGGAACTTAACAATACACTAAACAGTCACGTAGACCACATTTTCTTTGCAGAGATGCTGACAATTCATGATATTGCGTAACGGGTATTTTTGAAGGGGGAATTGAATTTCCCAGAAGTGACAACAGCAGAACAGATGTCATAGTCTGATCGacacaaaatatctcaaaatCCCAAGCACAATGGGTGCCACGCATTAAAATAAGTTCTGAGAGTCTAACTGTGGCCACATGAATGAGATGCCATCAGTGAAATGACTTATTTATGGTGTCGTCCATAAATAAGTCATGGTGGAAAAATAGGGCAAATTCAGATAAGTATACAAAACCATTATGAATTATTTGATTACAGTTGTGTGGCTATAAGTTTCAGGCTAGACTTAAGTTTCAGGCTAGACTTGATTTTAAATAATGGGAAGAACCATCACTATGTGACTAAATACTGACACTACATGACACTGAACAGCTGTAGCAGATAAACAGTACTATCATCACcacagttctgtctgtctggtatgcTACACACAGTTAATAACCACTGTGTGTACCAGACAGTCAGCCAGCAAGAACAGAGGACTGCTGGGTCATTGGCATACAGTGTATCATATAATCACACCAGAAAATGCTACAACATAATGCCATAGACACTGGTTGAAAATCCAACCCATGAATAAAACTGTCTCGTTTCCTTTGCCACTAGGTATCACAATCTCTCATTTGCACCTTCCAAGTTAATCTCATTCATCAGACACTTCCTCTCAATGCTAGGAAACATAATGTGCTATATATTAGTCTGGAGTCTGGTTACCTTAGTTAGTAATAATTAAGATATGCCTTTCATCTCCACTTGTTTTTTTATACAGGATTGATGAATTAAGGCATGGATACAATTAAAATTATTTGAAGATTTAGAGGAACTGGCTATCTGCTGCGTCACCCACATCTGATATACATTGTTACAAAGAAGTGAAACATATTTTGGTGCAGCATATGGATGACAGTTGATGGCTCAGCAGCATGTCTCCCCATAcactgagtgttcaaaacattagggacaccttcctaatattgagttgcaccccccttttgcactctacaaggtgtcaaaaacattccacagggatgttggcccatgttgactccaatgcttcccacagttgtgggatgt containing:
- the LOC124033650 gene encoding ferritin, heavy subunit, translated to MSPPVRQNFHQDCEAAINRQINLELYASYVYLSMAYYFDRDDQALHNFAKFFKNQSHEEREHAEKLMKVQNQRGGRIFLQDVKKPEKDEWGSGVEALESALQLEKSVNQSLLDLHRVCADHNDPHMCDFIETHYLDEQVKSIKELGDWVTNLRRMGAPQNGMAEYLFDKHTLGKEST